The Natrinema salifodinae genome includes a window with the following:
- a CDS encoding glutamate--tRNA ligase, with product MNDELRDRVEREAEKHALLNAVKHESDAAVGAVMGPLMGDNPDFREHSDAVPGIIGGVVSRVNDLDYEEKRARLEDLAPEELAEIEAEDEADEHDLPELPNADEYDEIRMRCAPNPNGPWHVGHARMPAVIGTYRERYDGWFCVRFDDTDPETKRPDLGAYDAILEDLEYLGFEPDEVYRASDRLETYYDHARELIDLGGAYTCSCSGDEFSDLKNSGEPCPHRDKDVDTVREEFEAMVDGEYSSGEMVLRVKTDIEHKNPALRDWVAFRMIDTPHPREEASEYRCWPMLDFQSGVDDHLIGITHIIRGIDLQDSAKRQQFVYDYFDWEYPEVVHWGHVQLDDYDVKVSTSTISELIETGELDGWDDPRAPTLKSLRRRGIRGQAIVDAMAGLGTSTSDVDLAMSSIYANNRELIGDETDRRFLVREGNQIPLAGDPPAEANPPLHPDHEDRGVREIPVGDSVLLEPEDLPEEGADDRRIWLKGLGGFRFAEGILEYTDDDIDVVREEGVDVIHWVPAGESVPVRMRTMDGDVSGRAEPGVGDLDPDEMVQFERVGFARIDRHESDGDGEETVAYYAHP from the coding sequence ATGAACGACGAGTTGCGTGATCGCGTCGAGCGCGAGGCGGAGAAGCACGCGCTGTTGAACGCCGTCAAACACGAGAGCGACGCCGCCGTCGGCGCCGTCATGGGGCCGCTGATGGGCGACAACCCCGACTTCCGCGAGCACTCCGACGCCGTGCCGGGGATCATCGGCGGCGTCGTGAGTCGGGTCAACGACCTCGACTACGAAGAGAAACGAGCTCGCCTCGAAGATCTGGCGCCCGAGGAACTCGCCGAGATCGAGGCTGAGGACGAGGCGGACGAGCACGACCTTCCCGAACTGCCGAACGCCGACGAGTACGACGAGATCCGGATGCGGTGTGCGCCGAACCCGAACGGCCCCTGGCACGTCGGCCACGCCCGGATGCCCGCCGTCATCGGCACCTACCGCGAGCGCTACGACGGCTGGTTCTGCGTCCGGTTCGACGACACCGACCCCGAGACCAAGCGACCCGATCTCGGGGCCTACGACGCGATCCTGGAGGACCTCGAGTACCTCGGGTTCGAGCCCGACGAAGTCTATCGGGCCAGCGACCGCCTCGAGACCTACTACGACCACGCCCGCGAACTGATCGACCTGGGCGGGGCCTACACCTGCTCGTGTTCCGGCGACGAGTTCTCCGACCTGAAAAACAGCGGCGAGCCGTGTCCCCACCGCGACAAGGACGTCGACACCGTTCGCGAGGAGTTCGAGGCCATGGTCGACGGCGAGTACAGCAGCGGCGAGATGGTCCTGCGGGTCAAGACCGACATCGAACACAAGAACCCTGCCCTGCGCGACTGGGTCGCCTTCCGGATGATCGACACGCCCCACCCGCGCGAGGAGGCTAGCGAATACCGCTGCTGGCCGATGCTAGACTTCCAGTCCGGCGTCGACGACCACCTCATCGGCATCACCCACATCATCCGCGGGATCGACCTCCAGGACTCCGCGAAGCGCCAGCAGTTCGTCTACGACTACTTCGACTGGGAGTACCCCGAGGTCGTCCACTGGGGTCACGTCCAACTCGACGACTACGACGTCAAGGTGAGCACGTCGACCATCTCGGAGCTGATCGAGACGGGCGAACTCGACGGCTGGGACGACCCGCGCGCGCCGACCCTCAAGAGTCTGCGACGGCGCGGTATCCGCGGCCAGGCCATCGTCGACGCGATGGCCGGCCTGGGCACCTCGACCAGCGACGTCGACCTCGCGATGAGTTCGATCTACGCGAACAACCGCGAACTGATCGGCGACGAGACCGACCGCCGGTTCCTCGTGCGCGAAGGCAATCAGATCCCCCTCGCCGGCGATCCGCCCGCGGAAGCGAACCCGCCGCTACACCCCGACCACGAGGATCGTGGCGTCCGCGAGATTCCGGTCGGCGACTCGGTCCTGCTCGAGCCCGAAGACCTGCCCGAAGAGGGGGCGGACGACCGCCGCATCTGGCTGAAGGGCCTGGGCGGGTTCCGCTTCGCCGAGGGCATCCTCGAGTACACCGACGACGACATCGACGTGGTCCGCGAGGAGGGCGTCGACGTGATCCACTGGGTCCCGGCCGGCGAGAGCGTCCCCGTCCGCATGCGGACGATGGACGGCGATGTGTCCGGGCGCGCGGAGCCGGGCGTCGGCGACCTCGATCCTGACGAGATGGTGCAGTTCGAGCGGGTCGGCTTCGCGCGTATCGATCGACACGAGAGTGACGGCGACGGCGAAGAGACGGTCGCGTATTACGCACACCCCTGA
- a CDS encoding aspartate-alanine antiporter-like transporter — translation MAVIESIASNGIFVLSLAVVAGMAFGRLRYRGIAFGVAGPLFAGLILGHVGLSVPEPYFGLTLALFVASVGLIAAEDISGVIKTYGPFFIVLAAVMTAVGLALTYVSATVLFADAETALIMGSFTGALTSSPGLASAIEALPAAAREPYQIGHSIGYVVGVVLIVVFNQLYPQLAGLDMDAEKRTYEADVGGNADERADVSRVTFSLVGFGLVLAIGVVIGSIPIPMGPLGAPTLGTTGGVIIAALALGYRGTIGPITMRMDRDVLSELRTLTLGLFLAVVGVDAGAGFVTTVSDYGVQIVAAAAVNSLAAIVVGLVITRGLWNQDWITAAGGICGGHTDTKGLAAAIDATDADEVGAAYGNAYPFALLFMVFYAKVLALIVPVAVG, via the coding sequence GTGGCCGTGATAGAGTCGATCGCCAGTAACGGAATCTTCGTGTTATCCCTCGCGGTCGTCGCGGGAATGGCCTTCGGACGGCTCCGGTATCGCGGAATCGCGTTCGGCGTTGCCGGACCGCTGTTCGCCGGGTTGATCCTCGGACACGTTGGTCTCTCCGTTCCGGAGCCGTACTTCGGGCTGACCCTGGCACTGTTCGTCGCGTCGGTCGGCCTAATTGCGGCGGAAGACATTTCCGGCGTCATCAAGACGTACGGGCCGTTTTTCATCGTCCTGGCGGCGGTCATGACCGCGGTCGGCCTGGCCCTCACCTACGTCTCGGCGACGGTCCTGTTTGCCGACGCCGAGACGGCGCTCATCATGGGGTCGTTCACGGGCGCGCTCACGAGCAGCCCCGGCCTGGCCTCGGCGATCGAAGCGCTTCCCGCGGCCGCTCGGGAGCCGTACCAGATCGGCCACTCCATCGGGTACGTGGTCGGCGTCGTGCTGATCGTCGTTTTCAACCAGTTGTACCCGCAACTCGCCGGGCTTGACATGGACGCCGAGAAGCGGACGTACGAAGCCGACGTCGGCGGGAACGCGGACGAGCGCGCGGACGTCTCGCGAGTGACGTTCAGCCTCGTCGGGTTCGGTCTCGTGCTCGCGATCGGCGTCGTCATCGGTTCGATCCCAATTCCGATGGGACCGCTCGGCGCGCCCACGCTCGGGACGACCGGCGGCGTCATCATCGCCGCGCTGGCGCTTGGCTATCGCGGCACGATCGGCCCGATCACGATGCGCATGGATCGCGACGTGCTCTCCGAACTCCGGACGCTCACGCTCGGACTGTTCCTCGCGGTCGTCGGCGTCGACGCCGGCGCGGGATTCGTCACCACCGTCTCCGACTACGGCGTCCAGATCGTCGCCGCTGCCGCCGTCAACAGCCTCGCCGCCATCGTCGTCGGCCTGGTGATCACGCGAGGGCTCTGGAATCAGGACTGGATCACCGCGGCCGGCGGGATCTGCGGCGGCCACACCGATACGAAGGGCCTCGCAGCCGCGATCGACGCGACGGACGCCGACGAAGTCGGCGCGGCGTACGGCAACGCCTACCCCTTCGCGCTCCTATTCATGGTGTTCTACGCGAAGGTGCTCGCGCTGATCGTGCCGGTCGCCGTCGGCTGA